Within the Mauremys reevesii isolate NIE-2019 linkage group 2, ASM1616193v1, whole genome shotgun sequence genome, the region cagtatcattcaTGCCCACACGGAGAAGTAGGAAGGGTAGCGGTTTGAGGGCGTGATCAGTCTCGGCAGACACACcatcacatcctgaattctaactccaggcaagcagcacgcTTCTCAAGTTTCCTGGTCTGGacggcagatggatgactccatccctcctcttgggagtggtggtcatggaacccccatccctaggacaatgcatcccatgccttctggttgatggggtctccttctgatcccttccctcagatgactcttccaaaccattctccgCCATAGTACATGTGCAGAGAGTCTGAAGACGTTTTCTTACCTGTATCTGCACTGGGGGTACatgggttctcctctttcttcttctggaggtcacatgctgctaATTTTCTTCCCCGTTCTGCACTGCCTTCTCTGAtcttcagcatgctgtgcctgcagtaGCAAACgctgacttctatccagaaagtcttcattttctctgatgcaacgcagggttgatacttgggtctctagtcctttaaccttctcttccaatattgAGACCAGCTTGCACTCCATACAGATGAAGTCACTTCTATCCTCTGGGAGAAAAAGTCAAATGTGACACATCTTGTAAGGTCACAACTGCTGATCGCTCGCTATCCATattgtcttccttctaagagTCTCTTCAGATGTTCTATTTACTGCTCACAGAAGCCTTAAAAGCAAAAACTCTGTGGGAACTCCCcacaggcaaactccctctgtttgctTCGCCTCGGTTCGCAGCTCACTCACTTCGTAGCTGGCTGCTTTTTTATAAAGCTGCTGGCTCGAAGCAGTTGCCCCTgctcaaagccttccctccaatcaatgactcaaggcccacctggaaaaAATTCATACTTTTCAAACAACCACACCTCCCATTCCTCAAGTCCTGGAAGTTGTCAGGGAATCCAGTATGAGGACAGGCTCTGATAGTCAAGGAGAAAACGGAAACACGGTAGCACTCTTTGTTTAAACTGATgacactcccctccccagggcccattCCACACCCCATTACCTGCCAAATGCATACGACAACGGGATGAGACTATTAGCTTGTGTTTCACATTTGTCATTGCTAGTCTTCAACTGACAGCACTTTAAGATTACTGGGAGCAGTTCCTCCTAGTCCTATGCCATGTTTCCAGTCTGTCTGAAGACTCAGGGAAACAGTATTACAATGGGTCACATTAAAAGGTCAGAAAGTTAAAAGCTATTTCTTGAATGTATTGTGTTTATAAAGGTGcttattggacagcacataagtGCCTtacaaaaaccaacaacaaccatTATAATTAGAAATAAAGATCAATCAGCTCAAATAGAATATCGATCAAGACCTAAGATTCTATAGGACAAATGCAAGACCCCAGTGACAAGCAACCCACCAAAGAAACGAACACAGTTCCTGGTTCACATGAAGAATGGGGAAAGAAAGGGGCTTGACAactaaagaaaaaggaaaacaaaaacaacaaaaatgacagCTGACATTCCGCAGAACCTGACAGGTTGATAAAGTTTAAACTCCCTGGCTAAGCTCAGCAATAGCACAGTTCCAGATGTTTATGCATGAAAGGACAGGTCAGCCCCATGCTCATTCAGACTTTGTCCTCTCTGCCAAGACTGACAACAAGGGGCCTAATTAGTGCCAGTTGTGCTTGCAGTTTTTGAGATGTGGAGCATAAATTCGTTTCCCACAGACTGACAAGCAGCCATCGCTATAACTGTAAAAGAATAAgaattatacatttaaaaaatagcgTTGACCTCAATTTCAGCTCCTTCCATAATACCCCTATGTGTAATACTTCTTTTAACActgagttttaaaatattgtgggcaTTGTGGAtttgttcgtttgtttgtttaaaaggattTTTTCCTTGCAAGGCTTTCATAAATATGAGAATTTCAAACAGCGTTTCATAGCAGTATCTACAAATACACAAAACAATATTGGAGGTTTCTAAACTCGTTTGTATTAATAGCCCATTCAACCTCTTAAATATGATATGATTGATATACCCAATTACAACCAGTTGAGGTGTTTTTCTATAAAAAGTATCTATTATAGGAAGTCAGCCAAGTAACAGTAGGAGGCCTCTAAAACACAAATTTGTAAACAGCTATTTCTCATTAGCTTTAAATATCCATGCTCTAATATGAACAAATATCTGCTGAACATTAGGTACGTTTCTCTTCATAAAATCTTCTGTATCCCATTGTACCTTATCTGTATGCAACAGAGTGGCCAATATGAACATATTAATCCTGTAAATGTTCACTAGGAGACAGATTCTCCATTactttgcaccttgtgtagtcatttataccagtACAAAGTGAGTGTAAAGTGCCAGAAGATCTTTGCACTGGGATAAGTACCTACACACATGCAGGGaaatggagaatcaagccccaaGTATTTTTACCAGCATTGATTTAATTTTGGTAAAGTTTGGAAAAAGAGGCCTGGGTTCATAATGGAAAACTAGCTTCAGAAAGAGTGCACTTGAATTCTGAGCCTTTCATGCCAAAATAATAGGGTGTGCAGGCCCTGCTCAAGGCATAGCATAGAAATACACTTCTCCCCATACCCAACTGCTTCAATACACACCAGCACTCACCAGGAGCCAGTCCCCACATTGTCAGCAAGGCAGACACATCCATCTGGGTTCCAAAGCAAGTCCTCCATATCTATCCCTGTTCATTCTCTATCTGCCCACAGGCTACTTCCTCCTTTGTCACACTGGACTTACTCCATATTCATGAGAAGCATATGTTCCTTTAGGGATTTGGTTTGCAAAGCGTCCAGTTTTTTTCCTATGTCCCTTTGCTAGCAGAAGAATTAGAGTTGTTCAAGACATGCAAATACAGCCATCTGTGTTTTTCCATCTGGTCAGAATTTTGGAATACTGGTGAAGAGTACAAAATGCATAACCAGCAAGACAGAATAACTCACTTTTACACCTTGAACAGGGCATAATCCAAAGCCCCAATCATGGCAACACTTATGCACACGCTTACACATAATCACGAGTCGtcccatcgacttcagtgggactgctcatatGCTTGAAGTTAAGAATGTGTGTAAACGTTTTTGGCATTGGAAGCCAAGTTAGAATTTTGCTCTTTGGGAGAAGCTTAATACTTCAGCTGACTTCAGTACCATACTTCACTGGGACATGTATGTTTTCATTTCAGGAGACTTATCAATCAGTGAGTAAATTCCAGGTTCATGAAGTAAACAATTGCATCATGCTCTTATCATCAGTAACAGACATATCCTTACAATGTTAGAAATCACCATACAATCTCCAGTAGACGACTAGCATGCTGGACTGAGTGATATAGCTGCAATGGAAAAAGTGACCTTCAAATTAACAGGCTGAATGGGCATTATTTAATAATTTTTGGTTCACGTGTGATATGTTTTATGATTCAGAGTACGCGTTAGACAAAACATTTGCGCTTCTGAACCTAAAAATAGGTCCCTAaataagaggcctgattttcagaagaactgCAAacactcagcatctctgaaagtcaggccacttACTTAAGTGCACAATTGCAGACATCTATACTATATGGTAGGCCTCTCTGTATTTATGCTAAGGAAACTGTAAGACTGATTTCTCTTCACCTTtgtacatttatttatttgaaaacgCTAACAGTACAGTGTGTATCTTTTCCCTACTACTGGATATTTTCTGTACTGTAtttgtttaaaagcaaaaaaaagaaaaaaaaattacatatccACAACTCTCCACCCACCCCAAAAAACCTCCAATAATTTCTAGACAGATGCAACTTAACTAAACTTCAGTACTTACCAGAAGATTTTCTGGTTTCAGATCTCGGTGGACAATGTTCTTGCCATGAATATAAACTAGAGCCTCACACAGATCAGTTATCATGAGAGCAGCATCGTGCTCAGTGAACTTTACGCTCTCTATGATTGCATCAAATAGGTCTCCTCCTGGGACATACTCCAGGATTAGGTAGATCTCAGCCTCAGTTTCATACACCTCAATCAAGCTCACTATGTTGGGATGAGAAAGGCTCTTAATGATCAAAATTTCATTTTCCATCATGTCCTCCTTCCCCTTCAGCTTGGACTTATCAACAATTTTCATGGCATAGTTCTGATTGGTGTTGCAGCGCCGGCACTCCTTCACAATAGCAAAGTTTCCATCCCCAATGGTTCTGCCTATTTCATAATAGCTCTCCACATCAGCTCTAGTACGGATATTTTGCCTCAGCCTCATGCTTTCAAATTCTTGTGGCTTGTTTTCATCTTTGTTGGCTTTATGTTCTCCCATCTTTTTCATCCTTGTCGATTCATTCTCTCCACACACTACATTCTCTTCCCCTACAGCACTTTCTTCTTTTCCCTTCCACACCTCTTTGCTCTCTCCCTTTGCTTTTATGGGCTTCCCTGCATCTCCTTGACAGTCTTTCATTAACCAACAACTTTGATTAATTCTGGAACTGCTTCTATTCTCTTTCTTTGCTTCAGGAGCCCCCTGCAGAGCTTCCACCGTATTTTTCTTTATCTTTACTAACTCTTTGTCATGATTCTCATGCCTTTCCGGATCCCTTTCCTTCTCAAAACTCCTTTTTTGGTTTTCTAGCTCTTCATTAACATTCCTTTGTAGAGGTTTCCAGCTCCTTCTACAGCCAGTATCCTTCCATTCAACTTCCTCACCTTCTATAGAGTTTTCTGAAGACTTCCTGCAATTCCTCATTTTTACATTCCTTTCTAAATTATATCTCTGACACATTCCCACATTCAGGCCTCTGCTCTCAAACGAGACATCAGCCTGTCTTTCCCTTTGTAGTTTTTGCCTGAGCTGTCTCTCCCTTTGACACTTCTCACATCTCATTATCTCATCTGAACTCTTTTCTGTTTCATTCTCAAGACTTTTCTCTTGATTAAAGTACCTTTCTGCTTCTCTGGCTTTTCTAGGTGGCTTCGTATCTTGCTCTCTGCCCCAACTGTCTCTGCCCCatttttttttggccttcacCTTTTCTTCTTGCCTGGTCTTAGGTTGAATTTTTCCTTCATGCCTGGCTCCGAGTTGGGAAGACATGGCATCATTGCAGTTCTTGGCAATCTCTGTCTCATCAAAGCCACTATCCACAGCTTTGTCACACAGCCTGCTCTTAAGTTTTTGGGACTGTTCCAAGTTTTGTTGAATTATACCAACAGCATATGGGTTACTAGGAAAAAGTTCTTGCATTACCACTTCAAGGTTCTTCAGTGTCAACTGCTCCCTTCCCATAGCAATGAATGCATCACCGTCTCTGAAGAAATCAGAAACACTTCTTATTTCTCTGCCTTTCAGGTTGTAAAGTTTTCTCACACGATCATTTTTCCAACGTGGAAATCCCAGAGCTTCTGATATATCAGCCATCAGCTGTTCAAAAGTCTGTACAGATCGCCTGTTCAGAAGCAATGTGATCTTCCTGAGTGTGTGTCCACTTGGTTTCACCACTGTAACAATCCTCGGCTTTACAGGGCTATTCTCTGAATGGATAGTGTGAAAACCATTCCTGGGGTTTAAAAATGGGGAACTATAACTGTTTGCACCCAAGAAAGGTTTTCCAAAATTTCCACGGCCAACAGGTGGACAAGTCCCTTGTAGCCTCCTTTGTGTTATCCTTGAGCTTATGCTGTTTAAAGTGTGGTCAAACAAGCCTCGGTGTCCTGTAACAAATAAAGAGACTGCAGATTATTCATTTTCCATCAGAGGAAATTTCCAATTAACAATTTGCTACACATCAATATATATAACTTCTGGAAGTAAAGCTAAATTCATTAAATATTgttgaagtgctttgaaatcctttgATAGAAGGCAGTATGTACTTGCATCTCCAACAATATTTTTATTTGCGTGGTAAGGGTttgaccacacacacactcacacgtaATTCTAACAAGAATGGCAAACTGGAATTTTCCTATGTAATATATTGAAACAAACTGGAATTTTCATTCTACTCTTCTATAAACAGAGTTTTGCATGAATTGCTTGTAAAACTACAGTaatataaaattattattttgtggTTCTAAATAACATCAAATGCTAATAAAAATAGTTACATTTAAATGCAACATGCCATTTAACATTTATACTCCATCATGATGTATCTCTGAGAAATATATAGTCAAAATTCATAAAAATATATCTTTAAGAATTCAGAATAATCACTTACAACCTATCATCTTCTGAAATGTTTGCCTGTGTTTTATATTTGTCTGTCTCAACTGGAATGTAAACTTTTCAGTGCAAATATCTTATTTTTATGTGGTTGTAAAGTGCTACATACACTCATTCAGATACCTTAGTAATGGAGACTCTATAAATACCCACATAGATTTGATGTAGGGGActccataaaaaataaaatcaacagtgatttttttttaagacaagcAACCATAACTCACTATTTCCTTGGTTTCTAATATTTGGTTACTGAATAtttactggtttcagagtagcggccgtgttagtctgtatccgcaagaagaacaggagtacttgtggcaccttagtgccattctgtgcatccgaagaagtgagctgtagcccacgaaagcttatgctgaaataaatttgttagtctctaaggtgccacaagtactcctgttctttttgtgaataTTTACTGAAAACACTGTGACCATACTTGAAAGTTTTCCACGTAGGATTTCAGCATAGAACGAGTATACCCTTGCCTGGAAGAGGCCTTCAGAACCATACCAGATGTCAACCAACAGAGGAAACATTCCACTcatgttaaaaaaattgttaTCTTTTCATATGATTTCCTAAAGACAGGAATGAATAAACACTATGTTTATATGTAGTGATGGCTGACCCATGTTAAAATATGATTTATTCTTATGTATGTAGATGGCAAAATAATATAATCATTTTAGAGAACCATGTTTTAGTTTCCATATCTATCAGGATTCAAATATGGTTCCCCTACATTATTATAATGCAGTTCTTTCTATTCATACAGACACGaaccaaatttttaaaatatggttaTATCATGTTACCAACTCTGTTTAAATAGGTCTGGTTTTAAAAGTGTACTTGTATCCTATGATGGGGTatataaaccccacactgggccctAAGGGGTTAAAAAGCAATACTGGGCTTAGGTAGCCCCGCCCCTCTGGGCCCACCAAGCATGTTCCGACTGGAGGAGCAGGTTAAAAGGAGCTCAGAAGCCGAGACAAAGGATGGTGGacaggctgcaggagagaggaATCCTTCTTCAGGAAGCCAGACAGAAGGTTGATCCTGAGAAGGGACCAGAGAGCGGGTAAGGCCCCGGTAAGGCCTTCTCCAGCCACCACCTCCTTTGAgaacctcctgcagggccctgTTCCTTTGGACAGTTTTTTGTTAAGCGATTAACAGACTGGACCATAAGGACCAGGTCCCTAATTGAAGGGATACATAGGAAGGAAGAAGCCCAGAGCAGCAGACTTAGACTCTCTGCCAGGAGGACCCTGCTGGTGTTGTTTCCCACAAGGTCCTGGCTTGGAAAGGGAGGGCTTGGATCCCCATACCAAGCCCCGGTAAGGGCTGAGACCTAGATGCAGATAGAGAACAGAAGATTCTCGGCTTAGGGTCAGAAACAGGCACCTCTATCACCCTGACAGAGAGGGGCCGGAAGTTGGGTGCACCACCCAGCCCTCTGAGCACCCTATCACATGGCCAAACATTCAATATATTTGTAGCCAAAAGGATAAGACATGAAATGGGAGCTATAACAATTACTGGACAGTGAAGATGGAAAGTCCAGTATCCAATTTTTCAGTCATCCAGATGGTTCCATCCCTTTTGACAAAATGTTTCAAATATCCTTCTCAGTCTTTCACATCTCCATTTTCTTCTGCAGCATTCAGGGCTCCAGTCttcaaagtgctgagcattctgACCCCAGCCAGCAAGGCACTTCAAGCTTTGTCTAACTGCACAGGAatagtcccagtgacttcaacaggTCAAGGCCAGagtgcttagcaccttgcaggtTTCAAGCCtatagtgcaggggtggccaaactgtggctggtgagccacatgcgactcttttaccattaaagtgcggctccccacccccc harbors:
- the DCLK3 gene encoding serine/threonine-protein kinase DCLK3 isoform X1 gives rise to the protein MPAAAPPPLHPPAGPAGSCCPYAHHPGHRGLFDHTLNSISSRITQRRLQGTCPPVGRGNFGKPFLGANSYSSPFLNPRNGFHTIHSENSPVKPRIVTVVKPSGHTLRKITLLLNRRSVQTFEQLMADISEALGFPRWKNDRVRKLYNLKGREIRSVSDFFRDGDAFIAMGREQLTLKNLEVVMQELFPSNPYAVGIIQQNLEQSQKLKSRLCDKAVDSGFDETEIAKNCNDAMSSQLGARHEGKIQPKTRQEEKVKAKKKWGRDSWGREQDTKPPRKAREAERYFNQEKSLENETEKSSDEIMRCEKCQRERQLRQKLQRERQADVSFESRGLNVGMCQRYNLERNVKMRNCRKSSENSIEGEEVEWKDTGCRRSWKPLQRNVNEELENQKRSFEKERDPERHENHDKELVKIKKNTVEALQGAPEAKKENRSSSRINQSCWLMKDCQGDAGKPIKAKGESKEVWKGKEESAVGEENVVCGENESTRMKKMGEHKANKDENKPQEFESMRLRQNIRTRADVESYYEIGRTIGDGNFAIVKECRRCNTNQNYAMKIVDKSKLKGKEDMMENEILIIKSLSHPNIVSLIEVYETEAEIYLILEYVPGGDLFDAIIESVKFTEHDAALMITDLCEALVYIHGKNIVHRDLKPENLLVQHNADKSTTLKLADFGLAKKVTKPIFTVCGTPTYVSPEILAEKGYGLEVDMWATGVILYILLCGFPPFRSQERDQEELFKIIELGHYEFLSPYWDSISGAAKDLITRLLVIDPQKRYTAQQVLQHPWIRTAGKTNSRNLQREVTINIERHFRSQRRKGVVDDDT
- the DCLK3 gene encoding serine/threonine-protein kinase DCLK3 isoform X2, with product MADISEALGFPRWKNDRVRKLYNLKGREIRSVSDFFRDGDAFIAMGREQLTLKNLEVVMQELFPSNPYAVGIIQQNLEQSQKLKSRLCDKAVDSGFDETEIAKNCNDAMSSQLGARHEGKIQPKTRQEEKVKAKKKWGRDSWGREQDTKPPRKAREAERYFNQEKSLENETEKSSDEIMRCEKCQRERQLRQKLQRERQADVSFESRGLNVGMCQRYNLERNVKMRNCRKSSENSIEGEEVEWKDTGCRRSWKPLQRNVNEELENQKRSFEKERDPERHENHDKELVKIKKNTVEALQGAPEAKKENRSSSRINQSCWLMKDCQGDAGKPIKAKGESKEVWKGKEESAVGEENVVCGENESTRMKKMGEHKANKDENKPQEFESMRLRQNIRTRADVESYYEIGRTIGDGNFAIVKECRRCNTNQNYAMKIVDKSKLKGKEDMMENEILIIKSLSHPNIVSLIEVYETEAEIYLILEYVPGGDLFDAIIESVKFTEHDAALMITDLCEALVYIHGKNIVHRDLKPENLLVQHNADKSTTLKLADFGLAKKVTKPIFTVCGTPTYVSPEILAEKGYGLEVDMWATGVILYILLCGFPPFRSQERDQEELFKIIELGHYEFLSPYWDSISGAAKDLITRLLVIDPQKRYTAQQVLQHPWIRTAGKTNSRNLQREVTINIERHFRSQRRKGVVDDDT